In Flavobacterium cerinum, one genomic interval encodes:
- the dnaA gene encoding chromosomal replication initiator protein DnaA, whose product MNKTAQSVWDNCLSFIKDNIQDQAYKTWFEPIKAVELTDNALYIQVPSKFFYEWLEEHYVKLLKVALTKELGASAKLLYKIKMEHTYGNKLPFTEQLPSVSRPQVKPQEVDVPIQNKNPELKNPFIIPGIRNVKIESQLNSNYSFDNFLEGESNRLARSAGMAVANKPGGTSFNPLLFFGGVGLGKTHLAHAIGVEIKEKHPEKTVLYISAEVFTQQYIDSVKKNTRNDFIHFYQLIDVLIIDDVQFLSGKAGTQDVFFHIFNYLHQNGKQVILTSDKAPVDMQDIEQRLLSRFKWGLSAEIQQPDYDTRIAILKNILYRDGVEMPDEIVEYVAKNIKTNVRELEGAIISLIAQSSFNKREVTTELAKQVVEKFVKNVKREVSIDYIQKVVSDYFQLDIETLQSKTRKRDVVQARQLAMFFAKKFTKASLANIGSQIGDRDHATVLHACKTVDNLVATDKQFKKYVDDIHKKLSL is encoded by the coding sequence ATGAATAAAACTGCGCAATCGGTATGGGATAACTGTCTATCGTTCATAAAAGACAATATTCAGGACCAAGCATATAAAACATGGTTTGAGCCAATCAAAGCTGTTGAGCTTACTGATAACGCATTATATATTCAGGTACCTAGTAAATTTTTCTACGAATGGTTGGAGGAACATTATGTAAAGCTACTTAAAGTTGCCTTGACTAAAGAACTTGGTGCAAGCGCAAAGTTACTTTATAAAATTAAAATGGAACACACTTATGGCAACAAACTACCGTTTACGGAACAATTGCCAAGTGTTAGCCGTCCTCAGGTAAAACCACAGGAAGTTGACGTACCGATTCAGAATAAAAACCCGGAATTGAAAAACCCGTTTATTATTCCCGGAATCCGAAATGTAAAAATTGAATCTCAGTTAAATTCCAACTATAGCTTTGATAATTTCCTGGAAGGGGAATCCAATCGTTTAGCGCGTTCTGCCGGTATGGCTGTTGCCAACAAACCGGGCGGAACCTCTTTTAACCCACTATTATTTTTTGGTGGCGTAGGATTAGGGAAAACGCACCTTGCACATGCTATCGGTGTGGAAATCAAAGAAAAACACCCGGAAAAAACCGTGTTATACATTTCTGCCGAAGTGTTTACACAACAATATATTGATTCGGTTAAAAAGAATACCCGAAACGACTTTATCCATTTTTACCAGTTAATTGACGTACTTATCATTGATGACGTACAGTTCTTATCCGGTAAAGCCGGTACACAGGATGTATTTTTCCACATTTTTAACTACCTGCACCAAAACGGAAAACAGGTTATCCTTACTTCCGACAAAGCGCCTGTTGATATGCAGGACATTGAACAACGTTTACTTTCCCGTTTCAAATGGGGACTTTCGGCTGAAATCCAACAACCGGATTACGATACCCGTATTGCTATCCTGAAAAACATTTTATACCGTGACGGTGTTGAAATGCCGGATGAAATCGTGGAGTATGTAGCCAAAAACATCAAAACCAACGTTAGAGAATTAGAAGGTGCTATCATTTCATTGATTGCACAGTCTTCATTTAACAAACGTGAAGTTACAACTGAATTAGCCAAACAGGTTGTTGAGAAATTCGTAAAGAATGTAAAACGCGAAGTTTCGATCGATTATATCCAAAAAGTAGTATCCGATTATTTTCAATTGGATATTGAAACACTTCAGTCCAAAACCCGAAAGCGTGATGTGGTTCAGGCTCGTCAATTAGCTATGTTTTTTGCTAAAAAATTCACGAAAGCCTCCCTTGCCAATATCGGGTCGCAAATCGGAGACCGGGATCACGCTACCGTATTACACGCCTGTAAAACCGTTGACAACCTGGTTGCCACTGATAAGCAGTTTAAAAAATACGTAGACGATATTCACAAGAAGTTATCCCTATAA
- a CDS encoding low molecular weight protein-tyrosine-phosphatase has translation MPTKILMVCLGNICRSPLAEGILQSKLPATSFIVDSAGTGGWHAGELPDKRSILTAKNKGIDITNQRARQFKLADFQNFDYIFAMDNSNYKDIIRLAPDEASKNKVKLILNELYPGENIPVPDPYYGEQNGFEQVYNLLDDACTIIADKLKKQHL, from the coding sequence ATGCCTACGAAAATTCTGATGGTCTGTCTGGGGAACATTTGCCGATCCCCTTTAGCTGAGGGAATCTTACAAAGCAAACTCCCGGCAACCTCTTTTATTGTAGATTCAGCAGGAACGGGAGGTTGGCATGCCGGAGAACTACCGGACAAGCGTTCGATTCTTACCGCCAAAAACAAAGGTATCGACATTACCAATCAACGGGCCAGACAATTCAAACTCGCTGATTTTCAGAATTTCGATTATATCTTCGCCATGGATAATTCCAACTACAAAGATATTATCCGCCTGGCGCCGGACGAAGCTTCCAAAAACAAAGTAAAGCTTATTTTAAACGAATTATACCCCGGTGAAAACATTCCGGTTCCCGATCCTTATTACGGCGAACAAAACGGTTTTGAACAGGTTTACAATCTACTGGATGATGCCTGCACTATTATCGCCGACAAATTAAAAAAACAACATCTATGA
- a CDS encoding SAM-dependent methyltransferase, giving the protein MKPLTFYGKLYLIPTTLGEMNPEDVLPQTIKRSIDFIDHYIVENEKTARRFIKSVHPEKKQPELKISVLNKHTETSEHNVFIQPLLEGHNIGLMSEAGCPGVADPGAAIVKIAHEKGIQVVPLVGPSSILLAIMASGMNGQSFAFNGYLPIDKSEKKQALKNFEKLSFDKNQSQLFIETPYRNNKLIEDLLQILQPSTHLCIACDITLPTEFIKTKTVNEWKKNKVDLHNRPCIFIIHKMN; this is encoded by the coding sequence ATGAAACCTTTAACTTTTTATGGCAAATTATATCTGATCCCTACAACTTTAGGCGAAATGAATCCTGAAGATGTATTACCTCAAACCATAAAAAGAAGTATTGATTTCATTGATCACTACATTGTTGAAAACGAAAAGACAGCTCGTCGTTTTATAAAAAGTGTTCATCCCGAGAAAAAGCAACCGGAATTAAAAATTTCAGTACTCAACAAGCACACTGAAACTTCTGAACATAACGTTTTTATTCAGCCGCTACTGGAAGGTCATAACATCGGCTTAATGAGTGAGGCCGGTTGTCCCGGAGTTGCCGATCCCGGCGCTGCTATTGTTAAAATCGCACATGAAAAAGGCATACAAGTAGTCCCGTTAGTAGGTCCGTCGTCCATTCTTCTTGCCATTATGGCTTCCGGAATGAACGGTCAGAGCTTTGCTTTTAACGGTTATCTTCCTATTGATAAATCGGAGAAAAAACAAGCACTTAAAAATTTTGAAAAGCTATCATTCGACAAAAATCAGTCACAGCTTTTTATAGAAACCCCTTACCGTAACAATAAGCTCATTGAAGATTTGTTACAGATTTTGCAACCTAGTACGCATTTATGTATTGCTTGTGATATTACATTGCCAACCGAATTTATCAAAACCAAAACGGTTAACGAATGGAAAAAAAATAAGGTCGATTTACATAACCGACCTTGTATATTCATTATTCATAAAATGAATTAA
- a CDS encoding peptidoglycan-binding protein LysM, which produces MIKKWTYFLGMILLITLISSGFKVFEVEKLEGFHVEDDEVITYLVPTEEETSKVFFNFPFTGKSYVGFKQAIAMKESLGLYNLVNPFGYMGKYQFGKSTLRTVGIYDVAEFLKNPRMQEKAFKALLARNKWELRKEIDRYEGKIIKGVKITESGILAAAHLGGAGSVKSFLKSNGNNGFTDGFGTSLKSYLRKFGGYDTSNIVANPNAKVKMN; this is translated from the coding sequence ATGATAAAAAAATGGACGTACTTTTTAGGAATGATTCTCCTAATCACCTTAATCAGTTCAGGATTTAAAGTCTTTGAAGTAGAGAAGTTAGAAGGATTTCATGTTGAGGATGATGAAGTAATCACGTATTTAGTTCCCACTGAAGAAGAAACCAGCAAAGTATTTTTTAATTTCCCATTTACCGGTAAATCTTATGTAGGCTTTAAACAAGCCATCGCGATGAAAGAATCGCTGGGATTGTATAATCTGGTAAATCCTTTTGGATATATGGGGAAATACCAGTTCGGGAAAAGCACTTTACGAACTGTTGGTATTTATGATGTAGCTGAGTTTTTGAAAAACCCTAGAATGCAGGAAAAAGCATTTAAAGCACTTTTAGCCCGTAATAAATGGGAGCTCCGAAAAGAGATCGATCGTTATGAAGGGAAGATCATTAAAGGAGTGAAAATAACGGAATCAGGCATTCTTGCCGCAGCGCACTTAGGTGGAGCGGGTTCTGTAAAAAGTTTCCTTAAAAGTAATGGTAATAACGGATTTACCGATGGATTCGGGACATCTTTAAAAAGTTACCTGAGAAAATTCGGAGGCTATGATACCTCAAACATTGTGGCAAATCCCAATGCTAAGGTAAAGATGAATTAA
- the mltG gene encoding endolytic transglycosylase MltG has product MKVKKIISIFSVVLLFGALIYGYILYNKVFSANTKFSENELFVYVPTDATYPQVQKILEPYIENMENFDFVASKRGYEQNVVSGKFLLTKGMSSFDVVRSLRKNVPVKMAFNNQESLGKLVQRLSSQIEPDSITLTQTFTDSTFMAENGFNKENILSMFIPNTYEFYWNTTAVKVRDKMIKEYRKFWNDERVQKAKALGLTPIEVSTLAAIVHKETAKVDERPRVAGVYLNRLKVDMPLQADPTVIYAVKRETGDFDRVIKRVLYEDLKIKSPYNTYIHTGLPPGPIAMPDINAIDAVLNAEKHDYIYFCASVEKFGYHEFAATLAQHGVNKKKYVDWLAKQGINR; this is encoded by the coding sequence TTGAAAGTAAAGAAAATTATCAGCATTTTTTCGGTAGTATTGCTATTCGGTGCTTTGATTTACGGGTATATACTGTATAATAAAGTGTTTTCGGCGAATACAAAATTCTCGGAAAACGAATTGTTTGTTTATGTTCCGACGGATGCTACTTATCCGCAAGTACAAAAAATACTGGAACCTTATATTGAAAATATGGAAAACTTCGATTTTGTGGCTTCCAAAAGAGGTTACGAACAAAATGTGGTTTCCGGAAAGTTCCTGTTAACAAAAGGAATGAGCAGTTTTGATGTTGTACGTTCTTTGCGTAAAAACGTTCCGGTAAAAATGGCTTTCAATAATCAGGAGTCTTTAGGAAAATTGGTACAACGTTTATCCAGTCAGATTGAACCGGATAGTATTACGTTAACACAAACGTTTACGGATTCTACTTTTATGGCTGAAAACGGCTTTAATAAAGAAAATATATTGAGTATGTTTATTCCGAACACTTATGAATTTTACTGGAATACTACAGCAGTAAAAGTTCGAGATAAAATGATCAAAGAATATAGAAAGTTTTGGAACGACGAGCGTGTACAAAAGGCTAAAGCTCTGGGTTTAACGCCAATTGAAGTTTCAACTTTGGCTGCTATTGTACATAAAGAGACAGCTAAGGTTGATGAAAGACCGAGAGTGGCGGGAGTGTACCTGAATCGTTTAAAAGTTGATATGCCGTTACAAGCGGATCCTACTGTAATTTATGCGGTAAAAAGAGAAACCGGTGATTTTGACCGTGTGATAAAAAGAGTATTGTATGAAGATTTGAAAATTAAGTCACCATATAATACGTATATCCATACCGGATTGCCTCCGGGACCGATTGCTATGCCGGATATTAATGCTATTGATGCGGTTTTAAACGCAGAGAAGCACGATTATATTTATTTCTGTGCTAGTGTAGAGAAATTCGGATATCATGAATTTGCGGCTACTTTAGCACAACATGGTGTTAATAAAAAGAAATATGTAGATTGGTTAGCGAAGCAGGGAATCAATCGATAA
- a CDS encoding GNAT family N-acetyltransferase, giving the protein MITLTGDTIYLRALEPEDLEFVYAIENDENIWEVSNTQTPYSRFLIRQYLENAQQDIYEAKQLRLAICRSGSFEAIGLIDLFDFDPRNQRAGIGIVIKNNENRNQGMGKEALGLLIDYAFRQLQLHQLYANISQENAASIKLFTTFGFRCIGVKKDWMRSQHQFTDEGMYQLIHQS; this is encoded by the coding sequence GTGATAACCTTAACAGGCGATACCATATACCTGCGTGCACTCGAACCGGAAGATCTGGAATTTGTATATGCAATTGAAAACGATGAAAATATCTGGGAAGTTAGTAATACGCAAACACCCTATAGTCGTTTTCTGATTCGGCAATATCTGGAAAATGCACAACAGGATATTTATGAGGCGAAACAGTTGCGCCTGGCAATATGTCGTAGCGGTAGTTTTGAAGCAATCGGACTAATCGATCTTTTTGATTTTGATCCCAGGAATCAAAGAGCCGGAATCGGTATCGTAATAAAAAATAACGAAAACAGGAATCAGGGGATGGGAAAAGAAGCTTTAGGATTGCTTATTGATTACGCATTCAGACAGTTACAATTACATCAGCTGTATGCAAATATTAGTCAGGAAAATGCAGCGAGTATCAAGCTTTTTACTACTTTTGGCTTCCGATGCATCGGGGTAAAAAAGGATTGGATGCGGTCACAGCACCAGTTTACCGATGAAGGGATGTATCAGTTAATTCATCAATCTTAA
- the dapF gene encoding diaminopimelate epimerase, translating to MKIQFYKYQGTGNDFVMIDNRQLTFPKNNTNLVNSLCDRRFGIGADGLILLENDESTDFRMVYYNSDGNESSMCGNGGRCLVAFARQLGIIKDTATFIATDGLHHATVDENNIVSLQMKDVDTVERHSNHVFLNTGSPHHVELVEDLKIFDVKNEGARIRYGELYGQAGSNVNFVSQTGSDRFAVRTYERGVEDETLSCGTGVTAVAIAMKATGKTDSSVITLDVEGGELEVRFQEKNGFYTDVFLKGPATFVFKGEINS from the coding sequence ATGAAAATACAATTTTATAAATATCAGGGAACCGGAAATGACTTTGTCATGATCGATAACCGACAATTAACTTTCCCCAAAAACAATACCAATCTGGTTAATAGTTTGTGCGACAGACGTTTTGGCATTGGAGCCGACGGTCTGATCTTGTTGGAAAATGACGAATCGACAGATTTTCGAATGGTTTATTATAATTCTGACGGTAATGAAAGTTCAATGTGTGGTAATGGAGGACGTTGTCTTGTGGCTTTTGCCCGACAGTTAGGAATTATAAAAGATACAGCCACATTTATTGCAACTGACGGATTGCATCATGCTACTGTAGATGAAAATAACATTGTGTCCTTACAAATGAAAGACGTGGATACAGTTGAAAGACATTCGAATCATGTGTTTTTAAATACCGGATCACCGCATCATGTTGAATTGGTGGAGGATCTTAAGATATTTGACGTAAAAAACGAAGGAGCTCGTATTCGCTACGGTGAATTGTACGGCCAGGCCGGAAGTAATGTGAATTTTGTATCTCAGACCGGAAGTGATCGCTTTGCGGTAAGAACTTATGAAAGAGGAGTTGAAGATGAAACATTGTCTTGTGGAACCGGGGTTACTGCGGTAGCAATAGCCATGAAAGCAACCGGAAAAACAGATAGTTCAGTAATTACATTAGATGTTGAAGGCGGAGAGTTGGAAGTGCGTTTTCAGGAGAAAAACGGTTTTTATACCGATGTATTTCTAAAAGGTCCGGCTACTTTTGTTTTTAAAGGAGAAATAAACTCATAA
- a CDS encoding trypsin-like peptidase domain-containing protein produces the protein MKRLSSLFLVSLLSGATTLGAYKLLFDRSASSDSSLSVAPNYTRNVSLGAADNLDFTAAAESAVHSVVHVKNVSVSRIPTNPLMEFFYGYRGDQQQTQIGTGSGVIITEDGYIVTNNHVIQNATDLEVTLNNNKTYKAKLVGTDSKMDIALLKIDADEKLPYATFGNSDNIKVGEWVLAVGNPYNLTSTVTAGIVSAKARNLSNNGIQSFIQTDAAVNPGNSGGALVNTRGELIGINTMISSVTGSYVGYSFAVPSNITRKIIEDLMEYGNVQRGVLGVEGTDLNSAASKEFGVKLTQGFYVTNVSKKSGAEKSGLRKGDIIVKLDNQAINSYADLSSYINTKRPNDVVIAGIIREGSRKDIKIELTKRELLNYDFNGLELEDIGAPEKKMFNIDYGVKIKDVTSGNLLKYANDLKGSIILNVDGAKATDIETVSRALSRKGEGQSVRLELITRKGALVQVITQ, from the coding sequence ATGAAACGATTATCAAGTTTATTCTTAGTATCCCTGTTAAGCGGGGCTACAACCTTAGGAGCTTACAAACTTTTATTTGACCGATCAGCTTCTTCCGATTCCTCACTTTCAGTCGCGCCCAACTATACCCGAAATGTAAGCCTTGGAGCTGCTGATAATTTAGATTTTACCGCTGCTGCCGAAAGTGCGGTTCATTCTGTAGTACACGTAAAAAATGTTTCGGTTTCCCGAATTCCAACCAATCCTTTAATGGAGTTTTTCTACGGTTACCGCGGTGACCAACAACAAACCCAGATTGGTACCGGTTCCGGTGTTATTATAACGGAAGACGGCTATATCGTAACGAACAACCACGTAATTCAGAATGCAACTGATCTGGAAGTTACTTTAAACAACAACAAAACGTACAAAGCCAAACTAGTCGGAACCGACAGTAAAATGGACATTGCTTTATTAAAAATCGATGCTGATGAAAAGCTACCGTATGCCACTTTCGGAAATTCCGACAATATTAAAGTCGGCGAATGGGTCTTAGCCGTTGGTAATCCTTACAACCTTACTTCGACTGTAACTGCCGGTATTGTGTCGGCAAAAGCCCGTAATTTATCAAATAACGGCATCCAATCCTTTATTCAAACCGATGCTGCCGTAAATCCGGGGAACAGCGGTGGCGCATTAGTCAATACCCGCGGCGAACTAATCGGAATCAACACCATGATTTCTTCCGTGACCGGTTCTTATGTAGGTTATTCCTTTGCCGTACCTTCCAACATTACGCGTAAAATCATTGAAGATCTAATGGAATACGGCAATGTACAACGTGGCGTATTAGGTGTTGAAGGAACCGATTTAAACAGTGCGGCTTCAAAAGAATTTGGCGTTAAGCTGACACAAGGTTTTTATGTTACCAATGTTTCCAAAAAATCAGGAGCTGAAAAATCCGGTTTAAGAAAAGGAGACATCATTGTAAAATTGGACAATCAAGCGATTAATTCCTATGCTGATCTTTCTTCTTATATTAATACAAAACGTCCGAATGATGTTGTTATCGCCGGAATTATTCGCGAAGGAAGTCGCAAAGACATTAAAATCGAATTAACCAAACGCGAATTATTGAATTATGATTTTAACGGGCTAGAACTGGAAGATATCGGAGCACCCGAGAAGAAAATGTTTAACATTGATTATGGTGTCAAAATAAAAGATGTTACCAGTGGTAATCTACTAAAATATGCGAATGATCTTAAAGGAAGCATCATTCTGAATGTTGACGGTGCGAAGGCAACCGACATCGAAACCGTATCAAGAGCTTTATCCCGAAAAGGGGAAGGACAATCGGTTCGATTAGAATTAATTACCCGAAAAGGAGCCTTAGTTCAGGTAATCACTCAATAA
- a CDS encoding glyceraldehyde-3-phosphate dehydrogenase, protein MNNNSAVYEKELAFQADRRRAGVEFIKIISDLWYDKSIELVLFRNQLIDRNVSDIINLHEYAGEFVQKPINIFDSVEIARAIEALDLPPSRIDIGKLTYEYHLEDDKYNDATAFVVDKLKNAKETKDIQPKDVVLYGFGRIGRLLARELMSKIGKGQQLRLRAIVTRDKNDAVLLEKRASLLRYDSVHGDFEGSVIADPENNALIINGTTVHIITANSPEEIDYTKYGINDALIIDNTGAFTTEEALSRHLTSKGADKVLLTAPGKGVPNIVYGVNHEDYNPDEVKIYSAASCTTNAITPILKAVEDTLGVVKGHLETIHAYTNDQNLVDNMHKKYRRGRAAALNMVITETGAGSAVAKALPSLAGKLTSNAIRVPVPNGSLVVLNLEVNNATTKEGVNEIMKQYALEGELVEQIKYSLNNELVSSDIVGTSAPSIFDSNATIVSADGKNVVMYVWYDNEYGYSHQVIRLAKYIAKVRRYMYY, encoded by the coding sequence ATGAACAACAATAGTGCTGTTTACGAGAAAGAGTTGGCTTTTCAAGCAGACAGAAGAAGAGCCGGCGTTGAATTTATCAAAATCATTAGCGACCTATGGTATGACAAGTCGATCGAATTGGTTCTTTTCAGAAATCAATTAATCGACCGAAATGTAAGCGACATCATCAACTTACATGAATATGCCGGAGAATTTGTTCAGAAACCAATCAACATTTTTGATTCTGTAGAAATTGCCAGAGCTATCGAAGCATTAGACCTTCCTCCTTCCCGTATTGATATCGGAAAATTAACTTACGAATATCATTTGGAAGATGACAAATACAATGATGCTACCGCTTTCGTAGTAGACAAACTAAAAAATGCGAAAGAGACGAAAGACATCCAACCAAAAGACGTTGTTTTATATGGTTTCGGACGTATCGGCCGTTTATTAGCTCGTGAGTTAATGTCAAAAATCGGAAAGGGACAACAACTTCGTTTAAGAGCTATTGTTACCCGTGATAAAAATGATGCAGTTCTTTTAGAAAAACGTGCTTCTTTATTACGTTATGATTCCGTTCACGGTGATTTCGAAGGTTCTGTTATTGCTGATCCTGAAAACAACGCATTGATCATTAACGGAACTACTGTTCATATCATTACTGCGAATTCTCCTGAAGAAATCGATTATACAAAATATGGTATCAACGATGCATTGATCATTGATAATACCGGTGCTTTCACAACAGAAGAAGCATTAAGCCGTCACCTAACTTCAAAAGGAGCTGACAAAGTATTATTAACAGCACCTGGTAAAGGCGTTCCGAATATTGTTTACGGTGTAAACCACGAAGATTACAACCCGGATGAAGTAAAAATCTACTCTGCTGCCTCTTGCACAACTAACGCGATCACTCCGATCTTAAAAGCGGTTGAAGACACTTTAGGTGTAGTTAAAGGACACTTAGAAACAATTCACGCTTATACAAACGACCAGAATCTGGTTGATAACATGCACAAAAAATACCGTCGCGGTAGAGCTGCTGCCCTAAATATGGTTATTACCGAAACAGGAGCCGGAAGTGCGGTTGCCAAAGCATTACCTTCGTTAGCCGGAAAATTAACTTCAAATGCCATCCGTGTACCGGTTCCAAACGGGTCATTGGTTGTATTAAACCTTGAAGTTAACAACGCTACAACTAAAGAAGGAGTTAATGAAATCATGAAACAATATGCCTTAGAAGGTGAATTGGTAGAACAAATCAAATATTCATTAAACAACGAATTGGTATCTTCTGATATCGTTGGTACTTCAGCACCTTCTATCTTCGACAGTAATGCTACAATTGTATCTGCCGACGGTAAAAACGTTGTAATGTATGTATGGTATGACAACGAATACGGATATAGCCATCAGGTAATCCGTTTAGCTAAATATATTGCAAAAGTAAGACGTTACATGTATTATTAA
- a CDS encoding D-2-hydroxyacid dehydrogenase family protein has product MKIIIPDDYQNTVRQLNCFKLIADQDVTIYNDTVKDIDALAERFADAEILILIRERTEITEALLNRLPKLKLISQTGKISNHLDLNACTRHNVAVAEGIGSPIAPAELTWTLIMNAVRKLPQAIQAMQNGLWQTNIGSTIHGKTIGIWGYGKIGQKIALYAKAFGANVLVWGSENSRNQALKDGHSAAESKSFFFRNSDIVTLHLRLNESTHEIVKESDLLMMKPNAIIVNTSRAELIQKNALINSLQQGRPGFAAVDVYESEPITDIHYPLLQMPNVICTPHLGYVEQNSYELYFEYAFKNIIAFINHNPINIANPIVLGI; this is encoded by the coding sequence ATGAAAATCATCATTCCGGACGATTATCAAAATACCGTTCGTCAGTTAAATTGTTTTAAACTAATAGCCGATCAAGATGTTACAATCTATAATGATACCGTAAAAGATATCGATGCTTTAGCAGAACGATTCGCTGACGCAGAAATTTTGATCTTAATACGGGAACGTACCGAAATAACCGAAGCTTTACTAAACCGGCTACCCAAATTAAAATTGATCAGTCAAACCGGCAAGATTTCCAATCATTTGGATCTTAACGCCTGTACCCGTCATAATGTCGCTGTAGCTGAAGGAATCGGTTCTCCAATTGCTCCGGCTGAACTTACCTGGACTTTAATCATGAACGCGGTTCGCAAACTTCCGCAAGCTATTCAAGCGATGCAAAACGGACTATGGCAAACCAATATCGGATCTACTATTCACGGAAAAACGATCGGTATTTGGGGCTATGGAAAAATCGGTCAAAAAATCGCTTTATACGCCAAAGCATTCGGAGCAAATGTACTGGTCTGGGGAAGTGAAAATTCCAGAAATCAAGCTTTAAAAGACGGTCATTCAGCCGCAGAAAGTAAATCTTTTTTCTTTCGCAATTCAGATATTGTAACGCTACATCTTCGTCTCAACGAAAGTACTCACGAAATCGTAAAGGAAAGTGACTTGCTAATGATGAAGCCGAATGCCATTATTGTCAATACCAGCAGAGCAGAATTAATTCAGAAAAATGCTTTGATCAACTCTTTACAACAAGGTCGTCCGGGTTTTGCCGCTGTAGATGTATATGAATCAGAACCGATTACCGATATCCATTATCCATTATTACAAATGCCAAATGTGATCTGTACGCCTCATTTGGGCTATGTGGAGCAAAACAGTTATGAACTTTATTTCGAATATGCTTTTAAAAACATAATCGCCTTTATCAACCATAATCCTATCAATATTGCTAATCCGATAGTTCTAGGGATTTGA